A window from Anaerolineae bacterium encodes these proteins:
- the galK gene encoding galactokinase produces the protein MNPSHLTAVLQQVYDSDPADPSPLQAQLSRYQEALRAFHLAFGPGPVHVYRAPGRVNLIGEHTDYNHGFVLPMALEKDILLLARPRADGRVVLRNIEPARFPDRGFTLSPSIPPGPVGDWANYIKGPAQALVRLLGITHGMDALVVGKAPFGVPIGAGLSSSSALTVVSAMALLDQNNGSMPPMEFAHFCAQAEWYVGTRGGVMDHFTSVLGRRGHALFLDCRPAGVPPTQYRTEWVPLPPQYSILVCDSGKRRANTLSDYNVRVAECKIGVALLQRRWPAITHLRDVTAEQIGFAPAELDAFLAEHLPEEADFAALRQLGLSPAFLDGLAADLRLAPTQTFRVRARCRHVIRENQRVIESVDALRASDGRRFGRHMLESHQSLRDDYEASCAEVDVLVDLLAERPEVLGARLTGAGWGGCVVALLDAGAGTGFMAKVAETYRARTGLALEWFAGRAAAGVNGWKHFAEL, from the coding sequence ATGAATCCTTCCCATCTGACGGCAGTGCTCCAGCAAGTGTATGACAGTGACCCCGCTGATCCATCACCGCTTCAGGCGCAACTTTCCCGCTATCAGGAAGCGCTCCGTGCTTTTCACCTGGCTTTTGGTCCCGGCCCCGTCCATGTATATCGCGCCCCAGGCCGGGTGAACCTCATCGGCGAGCATACGGATTACAATCACGGCTTTGTCCTGCCGATGGCGCTGGAAAAAGACATCCTGCTGTTGGCGCGCCCGCGCGCTGACGGCAGGGTGGTACTGCGGAATATCGAGCCGGCCCGTTTCCCCGACCGCGGTTTCACCCTTTCCCCCTCCATCCCGCCGGGACCGGTGGGGGATTGGGCCAACTACATCAAAGGGCCGGCCCAGGCCCTGGTGCGCCTGCTGGGGATAACGCACGGCATGGATGCCCTGGTGGTGGGCAAAGCGCCGTTCGGCGTGCCCATCGGCGCCGGCCTCAGCTCCTCCTCCGCCCTGACCGTCGTCTCGGCCATGGCCCTGCTGGACCAGAACAATGGCTCCATGCCCCCCATGGAATTCGCGCATTTCTGCGCGCAGGCGGAATGGTACGTGGGCACGCGCGGCGGGGTGATGGACCATTTCACCTCGGTGCTGGGCCGGCGCGGGCATGCCCTGTTCCTGGACTGCCGGCCTGCCGGCGTGCCGCCCACGCAGTACCGCACCGAATGGGTGCCCCTGCCCCCGCAGTACTCCATCCTGGTCTGTGACAGCGGCAAGCGCCGCGCCAACACCCTCTCGGACTACAACGTGCGCGTGGCGGAATGCAAGATCGGCGTGGCGCTGTTACAGCGGCGTTGGCCGGCTATCACCCACCTGCGCGACGTGACTGCGGAGCAGATAGGGTTTGCGCCGGCGGAGCTGGATGCTTTCCTGGCAGAACACCTGCCCGAGGAGGCGGATTTCGCGGCCCTGCGCCAGCTTGGCCTCTCGCCGGCCTTTCTGGACGGCCTGGCGGCAGATCTTCGCCTGGCACCCACCCAGACCTTCCGCGTGCGGGCGCGCTGCCGGCATGTCATCCGGGAGAATCAGCGGGTGATAGAATCGGTGGACGCCCTGCGGGCATCGGACGGCCGGCGCTTCGGCCGGCACATGCTGGAATCCCATCAGAGCCTGCGCGACGACTACGAGGCGAGCTGCGCGGAGGTGGACGTGCTCGTGGACCTGCTGGCGGAGCGGCCGGAGGTGTTGGGCGCGCGGCTGACAGGCGCCGGCTGGGGAGGATGTGTCGTCGCCTTGCTCGATGCCGGCGCGGGGACCGGTTTCATGGCCAAGGTGGCCGAGACGTACCGGGCGCGCACGGGCCTGGCGCTGGAATGGTTCGCCGGCCGCGCCGCCGCCGGCGTCAACGGCTGGAAGCACTTTGCTGAACTGTGA